The following are encoded in a window of Diorhabda sublineata isolate icDioSubl1.1 chromosome 3, icDioSubl1.1, whole genome shotgun sequence genomic DNA:
- the LOC130442054 gene encoding thialysine N-epsilon-acetyltransferase-like: MSTKESELDVIIRKAEKTDMKDVMSLIKELAAFEKLEDQVKINHTILEADGFDSEGRPYFGCLVAQLPNVSKIIGYALFFHSYSTWNGKAMVLEDLYIQPEYRKRGVGKKMFLEVMKLAYKTGMKRVDFHVLGWNPAICFYKSMGAVDLSETEEWKLFRMDHASLKSLFT; encoded by the exons atGTCTACTAAAGAATCTGAATTAGATGTTATTATCAGAAAAGCAGAAAAAACCGACATGAAAGACGTTATGAGTTTGATTAAG GAACTAGCCgcatttgaaaaattggaagATCAAGTCAAAATTAACCACACCATACTAGAAGCGGATGGTTTTGATAGTGAAGGGAGACCATATTTTGGATGTTTAGTTGCACAATTACCAAACGTTTCCAAAATCATAGGTTATGCTTTATTTTTCCATAGTTATTCCACATGGAATGGAAAAGCAATGGTTCTTGAGGATCTGTATATTCAACCAGAATATAG AAAACGGGGGGTAGGTAAGAAGATGTTTTTGGAAGTTATGAAACTAGCGTACAAAACAGGAATGAAACGTGTAGATTTTCATGTATTGGGTTGGAATCCTGCTATATGTTTCTATAAAAGTATGGGAGCTGTAGATTTATCTGAAACTGAAGAATGGAAACTATTCAGGATGGATCATGCAAGTTTGAAATCATTATTTACCtga
- the LOC130441194 gene encoding 39S ribosomal protein L3, mitochondrial, producing the protein MAFALSTVLQKCNIRIIEERLFTLSITCSTSQKRSMAKLNPKPRLRNPTWFTQKSINKRDEEVTQDNEQFVQEVIKERYTDVPAKGEISTDVEWTPDLQRTGVIARKIGVYPLWMKNGKQVLTTLLQILDNHVIKQYSPDEYDPPRKSIVGIRNKKACLLLGAEGADPSNLTKEYCGLFKDSGVIPKQILARFFVSPDAVLPLGTLISAKHFQVGNALDVRAKTMDRGFQGVMKRHGFKGMPASHGVTKTHRRGGNIGGGGEKGRVWPGTKMPGHMGNRWRVTKGVEILRINTKYNVIWVKGQAIPGETNCVCYVYDSKLPLRKPKNPLPFPTYLGGVDENEPEDIYHESIHPFTEPTIVFNENK; encoded by the exons atggcaTTCGCATTATCCACCGTGTTACAAAAATGTAACATCAGGATAATAGAAGAACGACTATTCACATTAAG CATAACCTGCTCTACATCTCAAAAAAGGTCAATGGCTAAATTAAATCCCAAACCTAGACTCAGAAATCCTACATGGTTtacacaaaaatcaataaat AAAAGAGATGAGGAGGTTACTCAAGATAACGAACAATTTGTACAAGAAGTAATAAAAGAAAGATATACTGATGTACCCGCAAAAGGAGAAATTTCAACAGATGTTGAATGGACACCAGACCTGCAGAGAACTGGTGTAATAGCTAGAAAAATAGGAGTGTATCCTTTGTGgatgaaaaatggaaaacaagtCCTAACAACGTTATTGCAA ATATTAGACAACCATGTCATAAAACAATATTCCCCAGATGAATATGATCCACCTAGGAAATCTATTGTAGGAATTCGTAATAAAAAAGCTTGTTTACTACTTGGCGCCGAGGGTGCAGATCCTTCAAATTTAACTAAAGAATATTGTGGTTTATTCAAAGATTCAGGGGTTATACCCAAACAGATATTAGCTAGGTTTTTTGTAAGCCCAGATGCTGTTTTACCTTTAGGTACATTAATTTCTGCTAAACATTTCCAAGTAGGAAATGCACTAGATGTAAGGGCAAAAAC aatGGATCGTGGTTTTCAAGGTGTAATGAAACGTCATGGTTTCAAAGGTATGCCAGCATCTCATGGTGTAACAAAAACTCATAGAAGAGGAGGAAACATTGGAGGTGGTGGTGAAAAAGGTCGAGTTTGGCCTGGTACTAAGATGCCCGGACATATGGGAAATAGATGGAGGGTAACAAAAGGAGTTGAAATTTTAAGGATAAATACTAAATACAATGTTATATGGGTGAAAGGTCAAGCAATACCTGGAGAAACGAATTGTGTTTGTTATGTTTATGATTCTAAATTGCCATTGAGGAAGCCTAAAAATCCATTGCCTTTTCCTACATATTTAGGAGGTGTGGATGAAAATGAACCTGAAGATATATATCATGAAAGTATACATCCATTTACTGAACCAACcatagtttttaatgaaaataaataa